From a single Pseudalkalibacillus hwajinpoensis genomic region:
- a CDS encoding rhodanese-like domain-containing protein has translation MSNEIKTITPEEVQQLLNNGKKVSLIDVREDEEVEEGMIPEAKHIRLGTIPERMNEINKDEEHIMVCRSGRRSESACEYLKEHGYEVKNMVGGMMKWEGNVK, from the coding sequence ATGAGTAATGAAATTAAGACGATTACACCTGAAGAGGTACAACAACTTTTAAACAACGGAAAGAAAGTATCACTTATCGATGTTCGTGAGGATGAAGAAGTAGAAGAGGGAATGATCCCTGAAGCGAAACATATCCGCCTTGGCACTATTCCAGAACGAATGAATGAAATTAACAAAGATGAAGAGCACATTATGGTTTGCAGATCTGGAAGACGCAGTGAAAGTGCTTGTGAATATTTAAAAGAACATGGTTATGAAGTAAAGAACATGGTCGGTGGTATGATGAAATGGGAGGGAAACGTTAAGTAG
- a CDS encoding rhodanese-like domain-containing protein, protein MALWGAVVAAFSVFTLGLWRTFYPYSYMKPINFDRLDDDKYCLIDVRDYILSHRAPFEKAKNIPLSYLGRQTKETDVCDKEIIVLAEDRKAARLAVKILMKQRKQPIYYMTVSS, encoded by the coding sequence ATGGCATTATGGGGAGCTGTTGTTGCTGCTTTTTCGGTATTTACACTGGGATTATGGAGAACTTTTTATCCCTATTCATACATGAAACCGATCAATTTTGACCGGCTTGATGATGATAAATATTGTTTGATTGATGTGAGAGATTATATTCTTTCACACCGAGCGCCGTTTGAGAAGGCTAAGAACATTCCGCTTTCTTACCTGGGAAGACAGACAAAGGAAACCGATGTATGTGATAAAGAGATTATTGTGCTTGCTGAAGACCGAAAAGCAGCACGACTTGCTGTCAAGATCTTGATGAAGCAGCGCAAGCAACCTATTTATTACATGACCGTTTCTTCATAG
- the leuS gene encoding leucine--tRNA ligase: MAFDHKTIEKKWQHYWETKKTFKTENDAKGEKVYILDMFPYPSGAGLHVGHPEGYTATDILSRMKRMQGYNVLHPIGWDAFGLPAEQYALDTGNNPRDFTKKNIDTFRRQIKELGFSYDWDREVNTTDPRYYKWTQWIFTKLYEKGLAYVDEVAVNWCPALGTVLANEEVIDGKSERGGHPVVRKPMKQWVLKITEYADRLLEDLEELDWSDSIKEMQRNWIGKSEGAEVTFKIVDHDEAIDVFTTRPDTLFGATYMVLAPEHPLVDQIATTDQVAKVEAYRSKVQTKSDLERTELSKEKTGEFTGAYAINPINNEKLPIWIADYVLMSYGTGAIMAVPAHDERDYEFATTFELPIKEVVDGGDVSQEAYTEDGLHVNSDFLNGLEKEEAITKSIIWLEENEKGTKKITYRLRDWLFSRQRYWGEPIPIIHWEDGTMSAVPKEDLPVVLPETDEIKPSGTGESPLANIEDWLNVVDPETGKKGRRETNTMPQWAGSCWYYLRYIDPDNDEMLADPKKLNDWLPVDMYIGGAEHAVLHLLYARFWHKVLYDIGVVPTKEPFQRLRNQGMILGENNEKMSKSKGNVVNPDEIVESHGADTLRLYEMFMGPFEGSIAWSNNGLDGARRFLDRVWRLYGEGDIKNSSITEAAPTEEMERVYHETVKKVTEDMEGLRFNTAVSQMMVFVNEAYKQETVSVNLMEGLVKLLSPIAPHLAEELWQALGHEETLAYANWPMFDESKLTVDEVEIVVQINGKLRAKISIPAEASRDEMQEIALEHEKIKDQLDGKTLRKVIAVPGKLVNIVAN, encoded by the coding sequence GTGGCATTTGATCACAAAACAATTGAGAAGAAGTGGCAACACTACTGGGAAACGAAGAAAACATTTAAGACTGAAAATGATGCAAAAGGTGAGAAAGTATATATCCTTGATATGTTCCCTTACCCATCTGGAGCTGGGTTACATGTTGGACACCCAGAAGGATATACAGCAACGGATATTTTATCTCGTATGAAGCGTATGCAGGGGTATAATGTACTTCACCCAATAGGATGGGATGCATTTGGCCTTCCGGCAGAGCAATATGCACTTGATACAGGAAATAACCCGCGTGATTTTACGAAGAAGAACATTGATACATTTAGAAGACAAATTAAAGAGCTTGGCTTTTCTTATGATTGGGATCGAGAAGTCAATACAACGGATCCTCGTTATTATAAGTGGACACAATGGATTTTTACAAAGCTGTACGAAAAAGGTCTTGCATATGTTGATGAGGTAGCCGTGAATTGGTGTCCGGCGCTTGGTACGGTTCTTGCGAATGAAGAAGTTATTGATGGGAAAAGTGAGCGCGGCGGTCACCCGGTTGTGCGTAAACCAATGAAACAATGGGTTCTGAAGATTACGGAATATGCGGATCGCTTGCTAGAAGATCTAGAAGAACTTGATTGGTCAGATAGCATTAAAGAGATGCAGCGCAACTGGATTGGTAAATCTGAAGGAGCAGAAGTTACGTTTAAGATCGTTGATCACGATGAAGCGATTGACGTCTTCACCACTCGTCCTGATACATTATTTGGTGCCACTTATATGGTGCTTGCCCCTGAACATCCGCTTGTTGATCAAATTGCGACAACTGATCAAGTAGCTAAAGTAGAAGCGTACCGATCAAAAGTTCAAACCAAATCTGATCTTGAGCGAACTGAGCTTTCCAAAGAGAAAACTGGTGAGTTCACAGGCGCCTATGCGATCAACCCAATTAATAATGAGAAGCTTCCAATCTGGATCGCTGATTATGTCTTAATGAGCTACGGAACAGGTGCGATTATGGCGGTCCCTGCTCATGATGAGCGAGACTATGAATTCGCAACCACATTTGAACTACCAATTAAAGAGGTTGTAGATGGCGGAGATGTTTCACAAGAAGCCTATACTGAAGACGGTCTACATGTAAACTCCGACTTCTTAAACGGTCTTGAGAAGGAAGAAGCGATCACAAAGAGCATTATATGGCTAGAGGAAAATGAAAAAGGAACTAAAAAAATCACGTATCGTTTGCGCGACTGGCTCTTTAGTCGTCAGCGTTACTGGGGCGAACCAATTCCAATTATTCACTGGGAGGATGGCACAATGAGTGCTGTTCCAAAAGAAGATCTCCCTGTCGTCCTTCCAGAAACGGATGAAATTAAACCTTCAGGAACAGGTGAATCACCGCTTGCGAATATTGAAGATTGGTTAAACGTTGTTGACCCTGAAACAGGTAAAAAAGGTCGTCGTGAAACGAACACTATGCCTCAATGGGCTGGAAGCTGCTGGTACTACTTACGTTATATCGATCCTGATAACGATGAAATGCTGGCAGATCCAAAGAAGCTTAATGATTGGCTTCCAGTTGATATGTACATTGGTGGCGCGGAGCATGCGGTTCTGCACTTGCTTTACGCACGTTTCTGGCATAAGGTTCTTTATGATATTGGAGTCGTTCCTACCAAGGAACCATTCCAGCGTCTTCGGAATCAGGGTATGATACTTGGCGAAAACAATGAGAAGATGAGTAAGTCTAAAGGAAACGTTGTTAACCCAGATGAAATTGTTGAAAGTCACGGTGCCGATACGCTACGCCTTTATGAAATGTTCATGGGACCTTTTGAAGGATCCATTGCATGGTCGAATAATGGACTTGATGGTGCACGTCGTTTCCTTGATCGGGTATGGCGTTTGTATGGTGAGGGTGATATTAAGAATTCCTCTATTACAGAAGCAGCCCCTACTGAGGAAATGGAACGCGTCTACCATGAAACGGTTAAGAAAGTCACGGAAGATATGGAAGGTCTTCGTTTTAATACTGCTGTTTCACAAATGATGGTATTCGTGAATGAGGCATATAAGCAGGAAACTGTTTCAGTTAACTTGATGGAAGGGTTAGTCAAATTACTTTCGCCAATTGCGCCACACCTTGCAGAAGAACTATGGCAGGCACTTGGACATGAGGAAACTCTTGCATATGCTAACTGGCCAATGTTTGATGAAAGCAAGCTGACAGTGGATGAAGTTGAAATTGTTGTTCAAATCAATGGTAAGCTTCGCGCTAAAATTTCGATCCCTGCTGAAGCATCACGTGACGAAATGCAGGAAATTGCACTAGAGCACGAGAAGATTAAAGACCAACTCGATGGTAAAACCCTTCGAAAAGTGATCGCTGTTCCAGGAAAGCTTGTTAACATCGTAGCAAACTAA
- a CDS encoding TIGR01212 family radical SAM protein (This family includes YhcC from E. coli K-12, an uncharacterized radical SAM protein.) has product MDRQRNDIPTHFASEKRYYTFNNYLRTKFGHKVMKVSLDGGFDCPNRDGKVAHGGCTFCSVSGSGDFAGDRRDDLVTQFHAIKNRTNERKWKGAKYLGYFQAYTNTYAPVEELREKFEVILKQDDVVGLSIATRPDCLPDDVINYLAELNEQTFLMVELGLQTVHDQTGDLINRAHDFKCYIEGVEKLRKHNINVVSHIINGLPGETTEMMMETASTVAQLDVQGIKIHLLHLLKNTAMVKQYEKGMLDFLDQETYVNLVVDQLEVLPQDMVIHRITGDGPPDLLIGPMWSMNKFSVLNAIQDELISRNSWQGKFFTKERIKTT; this is encoded by the coding sequence ATGGACAGACAAAGAAATGACATCCCCACTCATTTCGCTTCAGAAAAACGTTACTATACCTTTAACAATTACTTACGCACGAAATTTGGTCATAAAGTAATGAAAGTTTCCTTGGACGGGGGCTTTGATTGCCCCAACAGGGATGGAAAAGTGGCTCACGGCGGCTGTACATTTTGCAGCGTTAGTGGATCTGGCGATTTTGCTGGTGATCGACGGGATGATCTTGTCACTCAGTTTCATGCTATTAAAAACAGAACGAATGAACGGAAATGGAAAGGCGCTAAATACCTGGGTTATTTTCAAGCCTATACAAATACATACGCCCCTGTTGAGGAACTACGGGAAAAATTCGAAGTAATTCTAAAGCAGGACGATGTTGTCGGTCTTTCAATCGCAACAAGACCTGATTGCTTACCAGATGATGTGATAAACTACCTTGCCGAGCTTAACGAGCAAACGTTTCTCATGGTTGAACTCGGCTTACAAACCGTTCATGATCAGACTGGCGACTTAATTAACCGCGCCCATGACTTTAAGTGTTATATAGAAGGTGTGGAAAAACTCCGAAAACATAACATTAATGTTGTCTCCCATATTATTAACGGTCTACCTGGGGAAACAACAGAGATGATGATGGAAACTGCCAGTACAGTTGCTCAGTTAGATGTTCAAGGTATCAAGATTCACCTTCTTCATCTTCTTAAGAACACAGCTATGGTTAAACAATATGAAAAAGGAATGCTCGACTTCCTAGACCAAGAAACCTACGTTAATCTAGTTGTTGATCAACTGGAAGTACTACCACAAGACATGGTGATTCACCGGATAACGGGTGATGGGCCCCCTGATTTATTAATTGGGCCAATGTGGAGTATGAATAAATTCAGCGTATTGAATGCAATACAGGATGAGCTCATTAGTCGAAACAGCTGGCAGGGTAAATTTTTCACGAAAGAAAGGATCAAAACAACATGA
- a CDS encoding class I SAM-dependent methyltransferase — MTLQRILPFTRTLLDAVLTKGDIAIDGTCGNGHDTLYLAESVSETGKVYGFDIQKEALESTHKRLEEAGQTAQVTLFHRSHATINDVMDTDEKGKVAAAIFNLGYLPGGDKSIVTNPGETLQAVTRILDLLRSDGLLILVVYPGHPEGKIESKLVTEFTSQLNQSHYQVLKYQFINQVNEPPYILAISKK; from the coding sequence ATGACGCTTCAACGCATATTACCTTTTACAAGAACACTACTGGATGCCGTGCTCACGAAAGGTGACATTGCTATTGATGGAACTTGTGGTAATGGACACGATACCCTTTATCTCGCTGAATCCGTTTCAGAAACGGGGAAAGTATATGGGTTTGATATTCAGAAAGAAGCTCTAGAGTCAACTCACAAACGGCTTGAAGAAGCCGGTCAAACGGCTCAGGTCACATTGTTCCATAGAAGCCACGCTACTATAAATGATGTGATGGACACTGATGAAAAAGGGAAAGTAGCCGCGGCGATTTTTAACCTTGGTTATCTTCCAGGTGGAGATAAATCGATTGTGACAAACCCGGGGGAAACGCTTCAAGCAGTTACAAGGATACTTGACCTGCTACGCTCGGATGGACTACTTATTCTAGTCGTCTATCCAGGTCATCCTGAAGGAAAAATTGAAAGTAAATTGGTAACAGAGTTTACTTCACAACTGAATCAATCGCATTACCAGGTACTAAAATATCAATTCATCAATCAGGTGAATGAGCCACCCTATATTCTTGCCATTAGTAAAAAATAA